A portion of the Chiroxiphia lanceolata isolate bChiLan1 chromosome 10, bChiLan1.pri, whole genome shotgun sequence genome contains these proteins:
- the LOC116791876 gene encoding guanylate cyclase soluble subunit beta-2-like isoform X1 — MYGFINTCLKSLVVEKYGEETWEKLRLQAGVQDSFLTFEVYKDEITMQLVDKACKVLGVPADLVLREFGKYFFEFCKRSGYDHMLRTLGGNLYEFIENLDALHSYLSLSYQEMNAPSFRVEKNEDGSMHLHYYSDRRGLCHIVPGIIGAAALDFFNIEISMKIVNQTEEEERTGKKEHIVFLVTQNPVFPCKERKEFSSSPRCLVDSEKQSESQLNKEDLEKAKNTVGDRGNSVCPVKKSHWKTLRGIIALGKGKLLRGFDPVYPKSLWIDTKTFCNGLPFHMVFDKELRVKQAGVSIQKIVPGIQTMGISLDQYFRIVHPEVPFTISSIQKFINSQFVFQTRREMMPESWKQRPMLELRGQMMWMESLQCMLYLCSPLLRTLHELEERQMHIADIAPHDVTRDLILLNQQRLAEMELSNQLERKKEELRILSKHLEEEKKKTEALLYAMLPQHVANQLKEGKRVEAGEFQECTILFSDVVTFTNICAQCEPIQIVLMLNSMYLRFDRLTTVHDVYKVETIGDAYMVVGGVPVPVPTHAERVANFALGMIIAAKGVQNPVSGNPIQIRVGIHTGPVLAGVVGEKMPRYCLFGDTVNIASRMESHGVPSKIHLSSSAYQCLKYKNFEITERGEIEVKGKGKMHTYFLIRNKTATENEIMGRPMKDLDSGHESVQSFQEGRTETIPSSHQPVTQTQPEKDQTPAVAMKYVDGPTDAQNSLQRRNQRKIADLTGKTCDSKSDGSLHGNQHADDGPRPLNQGRVKPAAEEPQNRNVRSNFCTLL, encoded by the exons GTGTTCCTGCTGACTTGGTTCTGAGAGAGTTTGGAAAGTATTTCTTTGAATTCTGTAAGCGCTCAGGCTATGACCACATGCTGAGGACACTGGGTGGAAATCTCTATGAGTTCATAGAGAACCTGGATGCATTGCACAGCTACCTGTCCCTTTCTTACCAG gaaatgAATGCACCATCTTTTAGAGTAGAAAAGAATGAAGATGGGTCAATGCATTTACACTACTATTCAGACAGAAGAGGTCTGTGCCATATTGTACCAG GTATCATTGGTGCAGCAGccctggatttttttaacattgagATTTCAATGAAAATAGTCAATCaaacagaagaagaggaaagaactgggaaaaaagaacatattGTTTTTCTTGTCACTCAAAACCCTGTATTTCcatgcaaggaaagaaaagaattttcttcctcGCCTCGATGTCTTGTTgactctgaaaaacaaagtgagAGCCAACTGAATAAAGAG GACCTTGAAAAAGCCAAGAATACAGTGGGAGACAGAGGAAACTCTGTCTGTCCTGTTAAGAAAAGTCACTGGAAAACATTAAGAGGAATAATCGCATTAGGGAAAG GTAAGCTCCTGAGAGGATTTGATCCTGTTTATCCCAAGAGCCTCTGGATTGACACAAAAACGTTTTGCAATGGACTTCCTTTCCATATGGTTTTTGACAAAGAG ctCAGAGTGAAGCAAGCTGGGGTGAGCATTCAAAAGATTGTGCCTGGCATTCAGACCATGGGCATCTCCTTGGATCAGTACTTCAGGATCGTTCACCCGGAAGtacccttcaccatctccagCATTCAGAAATTCATCAACAGCcaatttgttttccaaactaGAAGAGAGATGATGCCAGAGTCATGGAAACAACGGCCAATGCTGGAGCTGAGAG GGCAGATGATGTGGATGGAGTCCCTGCAGTGCATGCTCTATCTCTGCTCGCCTTTGCTTCGCACTTTGCACGAGCTGGAGGAGCGACAGATGCACATTGCAGACATTGCACCTCACGATGTGACCAGGGATTTGATTCTTCTCAATCAGCAGCGGCTGGCAGAGATGGAGCTCTCTAACCagctggagaggaagaaggaggaactGCGGATACTGTCAAAGCAcctggaggaagagaagaagaagacTGAAGCTCTGCTCTATGCTATGCTTCCCCAGCACGTGGCCAACCAGCTGAAAGAGGGGAAGCGAGTTGAGGCAG GAGAGTTCCAGGAGTGCACTATACTGTTCAGTGATGTCGTGACCTTTACCAACATCTGTGCCCAATGTGAGCCTATTCAGATAGTTCTCATGTTAAATTCAATGTACCTGCGATTTGACAGACTGACCACTGTGCATGACGTGTACAAG GTGGAGACAATTGGAGATGCCTATATGGTGGTGGGTGGGGTCCCTGTGCCTGTTCCCACTCACGCTGAGCGAGTTGCTAATTTTGCCTTGGGGATGATAATTGCAGCTAAAGGAGTACAGAACCCAGTTTCTGGAAATCCTATCCAA ATTCGAGTTGGGATCCATACAGGTCCTGTCTTGGCTGGAGTTGTTGGAGAAAAGATGCCTCGTTACTGCTTGTTTGGAGACACAGTGAATATTGCTTCCCGGATGGAGAGCCACGGTGTGCCCAGTAAAATACATCTGAGCTCCAGTGCCTATCA GTGCCTAAAATACAAGAATTTCGAGATTactgagagaggagaaatagaagtaaaaggcaaagggaaaatgCACACATACTTCCtcattagaaataaaactgcaacTGAGAATGAGATTATGGGAAGGCCAATGAAAGACTTAGATTCTGGCCATGAATCTGTTCAATCTTTTCAAGAAGGCAGGACTGAAACAATACCAAGTTCTCATCAGCCAG TTACTCAGACTCAGCCAGAGAAGGACCAGACCCCAGCTGTTGCAATGAAGTATGTTGATGGCCCCACAGATGCCCAAAACAGCCTCcaaagaagaaatcaaaggaaaattgCAGATTTAACAG GCAAAACTTGTGATTCCAAAAGCGATGGGAGTCTCCATGGCAACCAGCATGCAGATGATGGTCCCCGTCCTCTAAACCAGGGAAGAGTCAAACCTGCTGCTGAAGAGCCACAGAACAGAAATGTTCGCTCTAATTTTTGCACTTTACTCTAA
- the LOC116791876 gene encoding guanylate cyclase soluble subunit beta-2-like isoform X2 yields the protein MNAPSFRVEKNEDGSMHLHYYSDRRGLCHIVPGIIGAAALDFFNIEISMKIVNQTEEEERTGKKEHIVFLVTQNPVFPCKERKEFSSSPRCLVDSEKQSESQLNKEDLEKAKNTVGDRGNSVCPVKKSHWKTLRGIIALGKGKLLRGFDPVYPKSLWIDTKTFCNGLPFHMVFDKELRVKQAGVSIQKIVPGIQTMGISLDQYFRIVHPEVPFTISSIQKFINSQFVFQTRREMMPESWKQRPMLELRGQMMWMESLQCMLYLCSPLLRTLHELEERQMHIADIAPHDVTRDLILLNQQRLAEMELSNQLERKKEELRILSKHLEEEKKKTEALLYAMLPQHVANQLKEGKRVEAGEFQECTILFSDVVTFTNICAQCEPIQIVLMLNSMYLRFDRLTTVHDVYKVETIGDAYMVVGGVPVPVPTHAERVANFALGMIIAAKGVQNPVSGNPIQIRVGIHTGPVLAGVVGEKMPRYCLFGDTVNIASRMESHGVPSKIHLSSSAYQCLKYKNFEITERGEIEVKGKGKMHTYFLIRNKTATENEIMGRPMKDLDSGHESVQSFQEGRTETIPSSHQPVTQTQPEKDQTPAVAMKYVDGPTDAQNSLQRRNQRKIADLTGKTCDSKSDGSLHGNQHADDGPRPLNQGRVKPAAEEPQNRNVRSNFCTLL from the exons atgAATGCACCATCTTTTAGAGTAGAAAAGAATGAAGATGGGTCAATGCATTTACACTACTATTCAGACAGAAGAGGTCTGTGCCATATTGTACCAG GTATCATTGGTGCAGCAGccctggatttttttaacattgagATTTCAATGAAAATAGTCAATCaaacagaagaagaggaaagaactgggaaaaaagaacatattGTTTTTCTTGTCACTCAAAACCCTGTATTTCcatgcaaggaaagaaaagaattttcttcctcGCCTCGATGTCTTGTTgactctgaaaaacaaagtgagAGCCAACTGAATAAAGAG GACCTTGAAAAAGCCAAGAATACAGTGGGAGACAGAGGAAACTCTGTCTGTCCTGTTAAGAAAAGTCACTGGAAAACATTAAGAGGAATAATCGCATTAGGGAAAG GTAAGCTCCTGAGAGGATTTGATCCTGTTTATCCCAAGAGCCTCTGGATTGACACAAAAACGTTTTGCAATGGACTTCCTTTCCATATGGTTTTTGACAAAGAG ctCAGAGTGAAGCAAGCTGGGGTGAGCATTCAAAAGATTGTGCCTGGCATTCAGACCATGGGCATCTCCTTGGATCAGTACTTCAGGATCGTTCACCCGGAAGtacccttcaccatctccagCATTCAGAAATTCATCAACAGCcaatttgttttccaaactaGAAGAGAGATGATGCCAGAGTCATGGAAACAACGGCCAATGCTGGAGCTGAGAG GGCAGATGATGTGGATGGAGTCCCTGCAGTGCATGCTCTATCTCTGCTCGCCTTTGCTTCGCACTTTGCACGAGCTGGAGGAGCGACAGATGCACATTGCAGACATTGCACCTCACGATGTGACCAGGGATTTGATTCTTCTCAATCAGCAGCGGCTGGCAGAGATGGAGCTCTCTAACCagctggagaggaagaaggaggaactGCGGATACTGTCAAAGCAcctggaggaagagaagaagaagacTGAAGCTCTGCTCTATGCTATGCTTCCCCAGCACGTGGCCAACCAGCTGAAAGAGGGGAAGCGAGTTGAGGCAG GAGAGTTCCAGGAGTGCACTATACTGTTCAGTGATGTCGTGACCTTTACCAACATCTGTGCCCAATGTGAGCCTATTCAGATAGTTCTCATGTTAAATTCAATGTACCTGCGATTTGACAGACTGACCACTGTGCATGACGTGTACAAG GTGGAGACAATTGGAGATGCCTATATGGTGGTGGGTGGGGTCCCTGTGCCTGTTCCCACTCACGCTGAGCGAGTTGCTAATTTTGCCTTGGGGATGATAATTGCAGCTAAAGGAGTACAGAACCCAGTTTCTGGAAATCCTATCCAA ATTCGAGTTGGGATCCATACAGGTCCTGTCTTGGCTGGAGTTGTTGGAGAAAAGATGCCTCGTTACTGCTTGTTTGGAGACACAGTGAATATTGCTTCCCGGATGGAGAGCCACGGTGTGCCCAGTAAAATACATCTGAGCTCCAGTGCCTATCA GTGCCTAAAATACAAGAATTTCGAGATTactgagagaggagaaatagaagtaaaaggcaaagggaaaatgCACACATACTTCCtcattagaaataaaactgcaacTGAGAATGAGATTATGGGAAGGCCAATGAAAGACTTAGATTCTGGCCATGAATCTGTTCAATCTTTTCAAGAAGGCAGGACTGAAACAATACCAAGTTCTCATCAGCCAG TTACTCAGACTCAGCCAGAGAAGGACCAGACCCCAGCTGTTGCAATGAAGTATGTTGATGGCCCCACAGATGCCCAAAACAGCCTCcaaagaagaaatcaaaggaaaattgCAGATTTAACAG GCAAAACTTGTGATTCCAAAAGCGATGGGAGTCTCCATGGCAACCAGCATGCAGATGATGGTCCCCGTCCTCTAAACCAGGGAAGAGTCAAACCTGCTGCTGAAGAGCCACAGAACAGAAATGTTCGCTCTAATTTTTGCACTTTACTCTAA